From Streptomyces sp. NBC_00775, one genomic window encodes:
- a CDS encoding FadR/GntR family transcriptional regulator codes for MPPLSPVRPSPLVEQATDRLRARIADGSWPVGAKLPGETTLATELGVGRSTVREALRALAGAGLVRPRQGAGVFVIATEPVEDWPTRLRRAAVTDVYEVRILVEVQAARLAAARRTPEDVTLLRTALEGRRAASAADDAAFVDADIALHAAVVAAAHNPVLTDLFGEFAPALREGLIELLDLVGMREHEPNTGDDGHAALVRAVSDGDAEAAGAVLQRELEETLALLRRY; via the coding sequence TTGCCTCCGCTCAGCCCTGTCCGCCCCAGCCCCCTGGTCGAGCAGGCCACCGATCGGCTGCGCGCGCGGATCGCCGACGGCAGTTGGCCCGTGGGCGCGAAGCTGCCCGGTGAGACCACGCTCGCCACCGAACTCGGCGTGGGCCGCTCCACCGTCCGTGAGGCGCTGCGCGCGCTCGCCGGGGCAGGGCTCGTGCGGCCCCGGCAGGGTGCGGGCGTCTTCGTCATCGCCACCGAACCTGTCGAGGACTGGCCCACCCGGCTGCGCCGCGCCGCCGTGACCGACGTGTACGAGGTGCGGATTCTGGTGGAGGTGCAGGCGGCCCGCCTCGCCGCCGCACGGCGCACACCCGAGGACGTGACCCTTCTCCGTACGGCTCTCGAAGGCCGCCGCGCCGCCTCCGCAGCCGATGACGCGGCCTTCGTCGACGCCGACATCGCACTGCACGCGGCTGTGGTCGCCGCCGCGCACAACCCCGTACTCACCGATCTCTTCGGGGAGTTCGCGCCCGCGCTGCGCGAGGGCCTGATCGAGCTGCTGGACCTGGTGGGGATGCGGGAGCATGAGCCCAACACGGGCGACGACGGGCACGCGGCGCTGGTGCGGGCCGTATCGGACGGCGACGCGGAGGCCGCCGGGGCGGTGCTCCAGAGGGAGTTGGAGGAGACGCTCGCCCTGTTGCGGCGGTACTAG
- a CDS encoding ADP-ribosyltransferase — protein MITTRLRRRAAAAVISLAAVFATSAATPASPATGTATQAVKGTKAAAAPACPQFADPVQAAADRRVDVDRITPDPVWRKTCGTLYRSDSRGPATVFEQGFYPKDVVNGQYDIEQYVLVNQPSPYVSTTYDHDLYKTWYKSGFNYYIDAPGGVDVNQTIGDTHKWADQVEVAFPGGIARQYIIGVCPVDKKTKTEIMSDCESNPNYAPWH, from the coding sequence ATGATCACAACTCGCCTGCGGCGGCGGGCCGCTGCCGCCGTCATCTCCCTCGCGGCCGTCTTCGCGACGTCCGCCGCGACCCCCGCCTCGCCCGCCACGGGGACGGCCACCCAGGCCGTCAAGGGCACCAAGGCAGCCGCCGCGCCTGCCTGTCCCCAGTTCGCCGACCCGGTCCAGGCCGCCGCCGACCGCCGCGTGGACGTCGACCGCATCACCCCCGACCCGGTCTGGCGCAAGACCTGCGGCACGCTCTACCGCAGCGACAGCCGTGGCCCGGCGACCGTCTTCGAGCAGGGCTTCTACCCGAAGGACGTCGTCAACGGGCAGTACGACATCGAGCAGTACGTCCTGGTCAACCAGCCCTCGCCGTACGTGTCGACGACGTACGACCACGACCTGTACAAGACCTGGTACAAGTCCGGCTTCAACTACTACATCGACGCGCCCGGCGGCGTGGACGTCAACCAGACCATCGGTGATACCCACAAGTGGGCCGACCAGGTCGAGGTCGCCTTCCCCGGCGGCATCGCGCGCCAGTACATCATCGGCGTCTGCCCGGTCGACAAGAAGACCAAGACCGAGATCATGAGCGACTGCGAGAGCAACCCGAACTACGCGCCCTGGCACTGA
- a CDS encoding EF-hand domain-containing protein, whose amino-acid sequence MADIEEARKQFERIDTDGDGSITAAEFKTALAQGGDWNVTESVAEAIIASRDLNGDKVLSFDEFWAHLNK is encoded by the coding sequence GTGGCGGACATCGAGGAAGCACGTAAGCAGTTCGAGCGGATCGACACGGACGGTGACGGTTCGATCACCGCGGCCGAGTTCAAGACCGCCCTCGCCCAGGGTGGCGACTGGAACGTCACCGAGTCGGTGGCGGAGGCCATCATCGCCAGCCGTGACCTGAACGGCGACAAGGTCCTCTCGTTCGACGAGTTCTGGGCCCACCTGAACAAGTAG
- a CDS encoding ATP-binding protein: MVRNGAFRGAYSFGTAPRSALDGHDGGMAGLEGIEQPRRHGSATAARWTPAVEDERALQALELFGNPTEAEVPLPSRPESAATARRLTQVVVLRHWGLSPKMTEDAVLLVSELVGNAVRHTGARVFGLRMRRRRGWIRIEVRDPSRGLPCLMPVQELDLSGRGLFLVDKLSDRWGVDLLPRGKTTWFEMRVADR; encoded by the coding sequence ATGGTGCGGAATGGGGCGTTCCGGGGGGCGTATTCCTTCGGAACGGCCCCGCGGAGCGCTCTGGACGGCCATGATGGGGGCATGGCGGGGCTGGAGGGTATCGAACAGCCGCGGCGGCACGGGAGTGCGACCGCGGCGCGCTGGACGCCTGCGGTCGAGGACGAACGGGCGCTCCAGGCGCTGGAGTTGTTCGGCAATCCGACAGAGGCGGAGGTGCCGTTGCCGTCCCGCCCGGAGTCCGCGGCCACCGCGCGGCGGCTCACGCAGGTCGTGGTTCTGCGTCACTGGGGTCTGTCGCCGAAGATGACGGAGGACGCGGTCTTACTCGTCTCGGAGCTCGTCGGCAACGCCGTGCGCCACACCGGCGCCCGTGTCTTCGGACTCCGTATGCGCCGCCGCCGGGGCTGGATCCGGATCGAGGTCCGCGACCCCTCGCGGGGTCTCCCCTGTCTGATGCCGGTCCAGGAACTCGACCTGAGCGGCCGAGGCCTCTTCCTCGTGGACAAACTCTCCGACCGCTGGGGTGTGGATCTGCTGCCCCGAGGCAAGACCACCTGGTTCGAAATGAGAGTGGCCGACCGCTGA
- a CDS encoding L,D-transpeptidase: protein MNGRPISGASVGARTHKGKGILALLLGVLLLAVTACGGGGDSDTGSGDGKGKSAGSSSTADTKASQAVVTIAPKDGAADVKTSGALKVSAAKGKLTEVKVEDTKGNAVEGKIAGDGASWTPSTHLASATKYKVHAVAKDSDGREAAEESAFTTLTPKNTFVGIYTPEDGSKVGVGMPFSVHFTRGITHPDEVEKAIKFKTEPAVDVQGHWFGNDRLDFRPEQYWAAGTKVTVTLDLDGVEGRPGVYGKQAKTVSFTIGRSQVTTVDAKKHTMVVKRDGKVLKTIPITTGKPGYDTWNGQMVISERLKVTRMNGETVGYGGEYDIKDVPHAQRLTNSGTFIHGNYWGGGAFGNYNASHGCIGVRDVRGGYDSDVPAAWFYDNSIIGDVVIVKNSNDKTVAPDNGLNGWNMSWDKWIA from the coding sequence TTGAACGGGCGACCGATATCGGGGGCGTCGGTTGGCGCGCGGACACACAAGGGCAAGGGAATCCTGGCACTCCTGCTGGGCGTCCTGCTGCTCGCCGTGACCGCCTGCGGCGGGGGAGGGGACTCGGACACCGGGTCCGGGGACGGCAAGGGCAAGAGTGCCGGCAGTTCCAGTACGGCGGACACCAAGGCCTCGCAGGCCGTGGTGACCATCGCCCCCAAGGACGGCGCCGCCGATGTGAAGACCAGCGGCGCCCTCAAGGTGTCCGCCGCCAAGGGCAAGCTGACCGAGGTCAAGGTCGAGGACACCAAGGGCAACGCGGTCGAGGGCAAGATCGCCGGCGACGGCGCCAGCTGGACGCCCTCGACCCACCTCGCCTCGGCCACCAAGTACAAGGTCCACGCGGTGGCCAAGGACTCCGACGGCCGTGAGGCGGCCGAGGAGTCGGCGTTCACCACCCTCACCCCCAAGAACACCTTCGTCGGCATCTACACGCCCGAGGACGGTTCCAAGGTCGGCGTGGGAATGCCCTTCTCGGTCCACTTCACGCGGGGCATCACGCACCCCGACGAGGTCGAGAAGGCCATCAAGTTCAAGACCGAGCCGGCGGTCGACGTCCAGGGCCACTGGTTCGGCAACGACCGCCTCGACTTCCGTCCCGAGCAGTACTGGGCGGCCGGTACGAAGGTCACCGTCACCCTCGACCTCGACGGCGTCGAGGGCCGGCCAGGCGTCTACGGCAAGCAGGCCAAGACCGTGAGCTTCACGATCGGCCGCAGCCAGGTCACCACCGTCGACGCCAAGAAGCACACGATGGTCGTCAAGCGCGACGGCAAGGTCCTCAAGACCATCCCGATCACCACGGGCAAGCCGGGCTACGACACCTGGAACGGCCAGATGGTCATCAGCGAGCGCCTCAAGGTGACCCGCATGAACGGCGAGACGGTCGGCTACGGCGGCGAGTACGACATCAAGGACGTGCCGCACGCCCAGCGCCTGACCAACTCGGGCACCTTCATCCACGGCAACTACTGGGGCGGCGGCGCCTTCGGCAACTACAACGCCAGTCACGGCTGCATCGGCGTACGCGATGTGCGCGGCGGCTACGACAGCGATGTGCCGGCGGCCTGGTTCTACGACAACTCGATCATCGGTGACGTGGTGATCGTGAAGAACTCCAACGACAAGACGGTCGCCCCGGACAACGGCCTCAACGGCTGGAACATGTCCTGGGACAAGTGGATCGCCTAG
- the leuA gene encoding 2-isopropylmalate synthase — protein MTITPYDTPRWNPQRPGPMPYHRYRPFQDRVNVPADDRSWPSARFERAPLWVPVDLRDGNQALAEPMDTGRKRRFFDLLTRVGFKEIEVGYPSASRTDFDFVRHLAAGDAVPDDVTPVVFTPARRDLIDRTFDAIEGLPRAVVHLYIPTSPVWREVVLGRGRAELWETVRDAAAHMARRADAMPSSYIRFQFAPETFNLTEPDFVLELCDGLTELWDACPDRPVTHNLPATVEIATPNVYADQIEYMHRNLARRDAVILSVHPHNDRGTGVACAELAVLAGAQRVEGCLFGNGERTGNVDLVTLALNLYAQGVDPMVDFSDIDAVRETVEHCNRLPVHPRHPYVGDLVHTAFSGTHQDAISKGLAQHARRAQELGVPVDRAPWSVPYLPIDPADVGRSYEAVIRVNSQSGKGGVAYLLKTHHGLDLPERMRPDFSRVVQEATDDSGREATPKELYELFRATYLALEGEVLLHTWSTHRKPSGVHRFVCTLQAGDRIGDCEGTGNGPLSAFVDALAGVGLTVDILDFHEHAATTGPDSKAVAYAECRVNGITRWGAGEDTSGLTASVQAVLSALNRAGAR, from the coding sequence ATGACCATCACGCCGTATGACACTCCCCGCTGGAATCCGCAGCGCCCGGGACCCATGCCGTACCACCGCTACCGTCCCTTTCAGGATCGCGTGAACGTCCCTGCCGACGACCGGAGTTGGCCCTCCGCCCGCTTCGAACGAGCCCCCCTCTGGGTGCCCGTCGATCTGCGGGACGGCAATCAGGCGCTCGCCGAACCGATGGACACCGGCCGCAAACGCCGCTTCTTCGACCTGCTGACCCGGGTGGGCTTCAAGGAGATCGAGGTCGGCTATCCCTCCGCGAGCCGGACGGACTTCGACTTCGTACGCCATCTCGCGGCGGGTGACGCAGTGCCGGACGACGTCACCCCGGTCGTCTTCACGCCCGCCCGGCGGGACCTGATCGACCGCACCTTCGACGCGATCGAGGGGCTGCCGCGCGCGGTCGTCCATCTGTACATCCCGACCTCGCCGGTGTGGCGGGAGGTGGTGCTCGGGCGGGGCCGGGCGGAGCTGTGGGAGACGGTCCGGGACGCGGCCGCGCACATGGCCCGGCGGGCGGACGCGATGCCCTCCTCGTACATCCGATTCCAGTTCGCACCCGAGACCTTCAACCTCACCGAGCCGGACTTCGTCCTCGAACTCTGCGACGGCCTCACCGAGTTGTGGGACGCCTGCCCCGACCGGCCGGTCACGCACAACCTCCCGGCGACGGTGGAGATCGCGACGCCCAATGTCTATGCCGATCAAATCGAGTACATGCACCGGAACCTGGCACGGCGCGACGCGGTGATCCTGTCCGTCCATCCGCACAACGACCGCGGCACAGGGGTGGCGTGCGCCGAACTCGCCGTGCTGGCGGGGGCACAGCGCGTGGAGGGCTGCCTGTTCGGCAACGGAGAGCGGACGGGCAACGTCGACCTGGTGACCCTCGCCCTCAATCTGTACGCCCAAGGGGTCGATCCCATGGTCGACTTCAGCGATATCGACGCGGTGCGCGAGACGGTGGAGCACTGCAACCGGCTGCCGGTGCATCCTCGCCATCCGTACGTCGGCGATCTCGTCCACACGGCATTCTCGGGCACCCACCAGGACGCGATCAGCAAGGGACTCGCCCAGCATGCCCGCAGGGCACAGGAGTTGGGGGTTCCGGTGGACCGGGCCCCCTGGTCCGTCCCGTACCTGCCCATCGACCCTGCCGACGTGGGACGTTCGTACGAGGCGGTCATCCGCGTCAACTCCCAGTCGGGCAAGGGCGGAGTGGCGTATCTGCTGAAGACCCACCACGGACTGGACCTGCCCGAGCGGATGCGTCCCGACTTCTCCCGCGTGGTCCAGGAGGCGACGGACGACAGCGGGCGGGAGGCGACACCGAAGGAGCTGTACGAGCTGTTCCGGGCGACGTACCTGGCCCTCGAAGGCGAGGTACTCCTCCACACCTGGTCCACACACCGAAAGCCTTCGGGCGTCCACCGTTTCGTCTGCACCCTCCAGGCAGGCGACCGGATCGGCGACTGCGAGGGCACGGGCAACGGCCCGCTCTCCGCCTTCGTCGACGCCCTCGCCGGGGTCGGCCTCACCGTCGACATCCTCGACTTCCACGAACATGCGGCCACCACCGGCCCCGACAGCAAGGCGGTCGCCTACGCCGAGTGCCGCGTCAACGGGATCACCCGCTGGGGCGCCGGCGAGGACACCTCCGGCCTCACGGCGTCGGTCCAGGCGGTGCTGTCGGCGCTGAACCGGGCGGGGGCGCGGTGA
- a CDS encoding helix-turn-helix domain-containing protein, giving the protein MIEDGTGLFTIGELSRSTGLSVRTIRYWSDEGALPPVTRSSGGYRLYDAASVARLELIRTLRELGLGLDDVRKVLAGETTVAEVAATHVAALDAQIRSLQVTRAVLSTVARRGSTAEEMTLMNKLARLSAAERKRIVDDFMEETFAGLDTADPDIRTRLRFGLTAELPEDPTPEQVDAWVELAEFLQDRGFRARMRNMIEFNAADRGPEVPAGTSLWFMSRLVQLAGEALEQGVAPESPEAEEVLAGILGNADRAAVLERMESAAHSEMARFRELNALVRGMDPLSAHRAEFAWVVAALRARSAS; this is encoded by the coding sequence ATGATCGAAGACGGCACCGGACTTTTCACCATCGGCGAGCTGTCCCGCAGCACCGGGCTGTCCGTCCGTACCATCCGGTACTGGTCGGACGAGGGGGCCCTGCCCCCGGTGACCCGCTCCTCGGGCGGCTACCGCCTGTACGACGCCGCGTCCGTCGCCCGCCTGGAGCTGATCCGTACCCTGCGCGAACTGGGCCTGGGCCTGGACGACGTACGCAAGGTGCTGGCGGGCGAGACGACGGTCGCGGAGGTCGCGGCGACGCATGTGGCGGCGCTGGACGCGCAGATCCGCTCGTTGCAGGTGACCCGTGCGGTGCTGTCGACCGTGGCGCGACGCGGCTCGACCGCGGAGGAGATGACCCTGATGAACAAACTGGCGCGGCTGTCGGCCGCGGAGCGGAAGCGGATCGTCGACGACTTCATGGAGGAGACCTTCGCGGGCCTCGACACCGCGGATCCCGACATCCGCACCCGGCTGCGGTTCGGCCTCACCGCCGAGCTGCCCGAGGACCCCACGCCCGAGCAGGTGGACGCCTGGGTGGAACTGGCGGAGTTCTTGCAGGACCGGGGCTTTCGCGCGCGGATGCGCAACATGATCGAGTTCAACGCGGCCGACCGGGGGCCCGAGGTGCCCGCCGGTACGTCCCTGTGGTTCATGAGCCGTCTCGTGCAGCTCGCCGGCGAGGCGCTGGAGCAGGGCGTCGCACCCGAGTCGCCCGAGGCCGAGGAGGTGCTGGCCGGGATCCTGGGGAACGCCGACCGGGCCGCCGTACTGGAGCGCATGGAGTCCGCGGCACACAGCGAAATGGCCCGCTTCCGGGAGCTGAACGCCCTGGTCCGCGGCATGGACCCGCTGTCGGCGCACCGTGCGGAGTTCGCCTGGGTGGTCGCCGCACTGCGGGCTCGGTCGGCCAGTTAA
- a CDS encoding YVTN family beta-propeller repeat protein, which produces MHHTPLRHALIAGAALAALAALPGCGGGPKDHANGALGTKPAAVQPAPPKTKTKPKPKTVQGLPGMPAVLDPTDVYAADRPNRLSPVVKDFPSRVYVPNSESNTVSVIDPKTYEVIETIPVGAQPQHVVPSWDMKTLWVNNDKGNTLTPIDPKTGRAGRTVEVHDPYNLYFTPNGKYAIVMASLDRELVFRDAHTMKRVKTEPVSCYGVNHADFSLDGRYFIVSCEFSGELLKVDTEKMKVIGRQKLPLDGAMPQDVKISPDGKKFYIADMMANGMWVLDGDKFTTPTLLPTGKGCHGLYVSRDSREMYISNRGEGTISIFDFTRNRLTKKWHLPDGGSPDMGGVSADGKVLWLSGRYDAEVYAIDTRTGVQLARIPVGNGPHGLAVYPQPGRYSLGHTGIFR; this is translated from the coding sequence ATGCACCACACCCCCCTCAGGCACGCACTGATCGCCGGCGCCGCCCTCGCCGCCCTCGCCGCGCTCCCGGGCTGCGGCGGCGGGCCCAAGGACCACGCGAACGGGGCCCTCGGCACCAAGCCCGCCGCCGTCCAGCCCGCCCCGCCGAAGACGAAGACGAAGCCGAAGCCGAAGACGGTCCAGGGCCTGCCCGGCATGCCCGCCGTGCTCGACCCGACGGACGTCTACGCCGCCGACCGCCCGAACAGGCTCTCCCCGGTGGTCAAGGACTTCCCCTCCCGCGTCTACGTCCCCAACTCCGAGTCCAACACGGTCTCGGTCATCGACCCGAAGACGTACGAGGTCATCGAGACGATCCCGGTCGGCGCCCAGCCCCAACACGTCGTCCCCTCCTGGGACATGAAGACGCTGTGGGTCAACAACGACAAGGGCAACACCCTCACCCCCATCGACCCGAAGACCGGCAGGGCGGGCCGAACGGTCGAGGTGCACGACCCGTACAACCTCTATTTCACGCCCAACGGCAAGTACGCCATCGTGATGGCCTCCCTCGACCGCGAACTGGTCTTCCGTGACGCGCACACGATGAAGCGCGTCAAGACGGAACCGGTCAGCTGCTACGGCGTCAATCACGCCGACTTCTCCCTCGACGGCCGCTACTTCATCGTCTCCTGCGAGTTCAGCGGCGAACTGCTGAAGGTCGACACCGAGAAGATGAAGGTGATCGGCCGGCAGAAGCTCCCGTTGGACGGCGCGATGCCGCAGGACGTGAAGATCTCCCCGGACGGCAAGAAGTTCTACATCGCCGACATGATGGCCAACGGCATGTGGGTCCTGGACGGCGACAAGTTCACCACACCGACCCTGCTCCCCACCGGCAAGGGCTGCCACGGCCTGTATGTCAGCCGCGACTCGCGCGAGATGTACATCTCCAACCGCGGCGAAGGCACGATCTCCATCTTCGACTTCACCCGGAACAGGCTCACCAAGAAGTGGCACCTGCCCGACGGCGGCAGCCCCGACATGGGCGGCGTCTCCGCCGACGGCAAGGTGCTGTGGCTCTCCGGCCGCTACGACGCCGAGGTGTACGCCATCGACACCCGCACCGGCGTCCAGCTCGCCCGCATTCCGGTCGGCAACGGCCCGCACGGCCTCGCGGTGTACCCGCAGCCGGGCCGCTACTCGCTCGGCCACACGGGCATCTTCCGCTAG
- a CDS encoding polysaccharide deacetylase family protein → MVRVTTSEERVARPAPDRRAALRSGIALAAGTLAAGCSAAGAVAHPVPPSAPAPPATGTTSTSPSPSPRTTPPAPTPRRFPAQPAVIAHGPRTRPQAALTFHGQGDPAIAKALLGEAEKSGARVTVLAVGSWLDEHPDIARRILDGGHDLGNHTLRHLDINAMSEADAVAEIQGCADRLKRLTGSIGTWFRPSRTPRASLLVERLARDAGYPHTLSYDVDSLDFTSPGAAAVTRNIMGEIRAGSIVSLHFGYADTVAALPAVLEELDRRGLRAVTTTELLS, encoded by the coding sequence ATAGTGCGGGTGACCACGTCTGAAGAACGCGTCGCACGCCCGGCACCAGACCGCCGCGCGGCGCTGCGCTCGGGGATCGCGCTCGCCGCGGGGACGCTCGCCGCCGGCTGCTCCGCGGCAGGCGCCGTCGCGCACCCGGTACCCCCCAGCGCCCCCGCACCCCCCGCCACAGGTACCACGTCCACGTCCCCGTCCCCGTCCCCCCGCACCACACCCCCCGCTCCCACCCCCCGCCGCTTCCCGGCCCAGCCCGCCGTGATCGCCCACGGCCCCCGCACCCGCCCCCAAGCAGCCCTCACCTTCCACGGCCAGGGCGACCCCGCCATCGCCAAGGCACTCCTCGGCGAGGCCGAGAAGAGCGGCGCCCGAGTCACCGTGCTCGCCGTCGGCAGCTGGCTCGACGAGCACCCCGACATCGCCCGCCGCATCCTCGACGGCGGCCACGACCTCGGCAACCACACCCTGCGCCACCTCGACATCAACGCGATGTCCGAGGCGGACGCGGTCGCGGAGATCCAGGGCTGCGCGGACCGCCTCAAACGGCTCACCGGCTCGATCGGCACCTGGTTCCGGCCGTCCCGCACACCCCGCGCCTCACTCCTGGTCGAACGGCTCGCCCGCGACGCGGGCTACCCGCACACGCTCTCCTACGACGTCGACTCGCTCGACTTCACCTCGCCGGGAGCCGCCGCCGTCACCCGCAACATCATGGGAGAAATCCGCGCCGGATCGATCGTGAGCCTGCACTTCGGGTACGCGGACACGGTCGCCGCACTGCCCGCCGTCCTGGAAGAACTCGACCGCCGCGGCCTGCGCGCGGTCACCACCACGGAGCTGCTGAGCTGA
- a CDS encoding enoyl-CoA hydratase/isomerase family protein: MTVHLEVAEGVGTIRLDRPPMNALDVATQDRLKELAEEATGRADVRAVVLYGGEKVFAAGADIKEMQAMDHAAMVVRSRALQDSFTAVARIPKPVVAAVTGYALGGGCELALCADFRIAAENAKLGQPEILLGVIPGAGGTQRLSRLIGPSKAKDLIFTGRMVKADEALSLGLVDRVVPADEVYTAAHAWAAKLAQGPAIALRAAKESIDAGLETDLETGLAIERNWFAGLFATEDRERGMRSFVEEGPGKAKFL, encoded by the coding sequence ATGACTGTGCATCTCGAAGTGGCCGAAGGTGTGGGCACCATCCGTCTGGACCGCCCGCCCATGAACGCGCTGGACGTCGCCACCCAGGACCGGCTCAAGGAGCTCGCCGAGGAGGCCACCGGCCGGGCGGACGTCCGCGCGGTGGTGCTGTACGGCGGGGAGAAGGTGTTCGCGGCGGGCGCGGACATCAAGGAGATGCAGGCGATGGACCACGCCGCGATGGTCGTACGGTCCCGGGCCCTGCAGGACTCCTTCACCGCCGTAGCCCGTATCCCCAAGCCGGTCGTCGCCGCCGTCACCGGCTACGCGCTCGGCGGGGGCTGCGAGTTGGCGCTGTGCGCCGACTTCCGCATCGCCGCGGAGAACGCCAAGCTGGGCCAGCCGGAGATCCTGCTCGGCGTGATCCCCGGCGCCGGCGGCACCCAGCGCCTGTCCCGTCTGATCGGCCCCTCCAAGGCCAAGGACCTCATCTTCACCGGCCGCATGGTCAAGGCCGACGAGGCCCTGTCGCTCGGTCTGGTGGACCGGGTCGTCCCGGCCGACGAGGTCTACACCGCCGCGCACGCCTGGGCCGCGAAGCTCGCGCAGGGCCCGGCGATCGCGCTGCGCGCGGCGAAGGAGTCGATCGACGCGGGTCTGGAGACGGACCTCGAGACCGGACTCGCCATCGAACGCAACTGGTTCGCGGGCCTGTTCGCGACGGAGGACCGTGAGCGGGGGATGCGGAGCTTCGTGGAGGAGGGCCCGGGGAAGGCGAAGTTCCTCTGA
- a CDS encoding GNAT family N-acetyltransferase — protein sequence MADTLRDIVDAAARGVFPPPDGRTTVVRQHSPRDAGVLSFTAHSVVFTDEDEGWVRETLAAMDCDTLAATMNPRFLTALMERTGRSNDTIDLMNVAAPLPGEPPLALSEIGDPGHPRVAGSRKRRDDVRVWAADGGVLVLGRGIAGRLEVAVEVAEGVRHRGLGRALASAARQLADEPVWAQVSPGNARSLRAFQAAGYRPVGAEALLIAR from the coding sequence ATGGCTGACACCCTGCGGGACATTGTGGACGCGGCGGCCCGGGGTGTCTTTCCTCCGCCCGACGGCCGCACCACCGTCGTACGCCAGCACTCCCCCCGCGACGCCGGTGTCCTGTCCTTCACGGCGCACTCCGTCGTCTTCACCGACGAGGACGAGGGGTGGGTACGCGAGACGCTGGCCGCCATGGACTGCGACACGCTCGCCGCGACCATGAACCCACGGTTCCTCACCGCGCTCATGGAGCGCACCGGGCGATCGAACGACACCATCGACCTGATGAACGTCGCCGCCCCGCTCCCGGGCGAACCCCCGTTGGCCCTGAGCGAGATCGGCGACCCCGGCCATCCCCGGGTCGCCGGCTCCCGCAAGCGGCGCGACGACGTACGGGTGTGGGCCGCGGACGGCGGGGTCCTCGTCCTGGGGCGCGGGATCGCGGGGCGTCTGGAGGTCGCGGTCGAGGTGGCGGAAGGCGTACGGCATCGGGGGCTGGGGCGGGCACTCGCGTCGGCGGCACGGCAGCTGGCCGACGAGCCCGTCTGGGCGCAGGTGTCGCCGGGGAACGCCCGCAGTCTGCGGGCGTTCCAGGCGGCCGGTTACCGTCCCGTCGGGGCGGAGGCGCTGCTCATCGCGCGCTGA
- a CDS encoding ABC transporter ATP-binding protein, with translation MTAVLRAHRVHVVRDGVPLIQEVSLSVRAGEHWALLGANGAGKTTLLRLLGALTHPTHGTVEVLGRRLGTVDLRELRSYVGHVDPRHPLRSSPRLHDVVLTGLTNSVERPPRWKPTPQQEHRADRLIRALRLTGRREARWPTLSQGERGRALIARALMPDPRLLLLDEPATGLDLPGREHLLDALDTLRREHPRLATVLVTHHLEELPPGTTHAILLRDGRELAQGPVETVLTGDQIGKCFDLPLTLERRDGRWAVRIRRRA, from the coding sequence GTGACGGCGGTGCTGCGCGCCCATCGGGTCCACGTGGTCCGCGACGGCGTCCCCCTCATCCAGGAGGTGTCGCTGAGCGTTCGCGCCGGGGAGCACTGGGCGCTGCTCGGCGCCAACGGGGCCGGCAAAACGACGCTGCTCCGCCTGCTCGGCGCGCTCACCCACCCCACCCACGGCACCGTGGAGGTGCTCGGCAGACGTCTGGGCACCGTGGATCTGCGGGAGCTGCGCTCGTACGTCGGCCACGTCGATCCCCGCCATCCACTGCGCTCATCGCCACGTCTCCACGATGTCGTGCTGACCGGTCTCACGAACTCGGTCGAGCGTCCGCCGCGCTGGAAGCCGACGCCGCAGCAGGAGCACCGCGCCGACCGGCTCATCCGGGCTCTGAGGCTCACAGGCCGCCGCGAAGCCCGCTGGCCCACGCTCTCCCAGGGCGAGCGCGGCCGTGCCCTGATCGCCCGGGCACTGATGCCCGACCCGCGGCTGCTGCTCCTCGACGAACCGGCGACGGGACTGGACCTGCCGGGCCGCGAGCATCTGCTCGACGCCCTGGACACCCTCCGCCGGGAACACCCCCGCCTGGCAACCGTCCTGGTGACCCACCATCTGGAGGAGCTGCCCCCGGGCACCACGCACGCAATCCTCCTGCGCGACGGCCGCGAGCTCGCCCAGGGACCGGTCGAGACCGTCCTGACCGGCGATCAGATCGGCAAGTGCTTCGACCTGCCGCTGACCCTGGAACGGCGGGACGGGCGCTGGGCCGTACGCATCCGAAGGCGGGCATGA